The Desulfarculaceae bacterium genome window below encodes:
- the pdxA gene encoding 4-hydroxythreonine-4-phosphate dehydrogenase PdxA, which yields MTPRIAVTLGDPAGVGPEIVARLCHDISIREQAELVVVGQEELLAAGARACGLSLPVVEIVETGEPVEITPGQPSAASGRLAGAFVERALELVQSGQADAMATAPISKEALQAAGYPDTGHTTLLARKTGTERPVMMLAGDKLKVVLVTIHKALREVPGLITRKAILHTALITDQAFREQLGVPLPRLAVCGLNPHAGEGGIFGDEEKAIIGPAVEELKAAGVDAVGPLPPDTVFWRAAQGEFDVVVCMYHDQGLIPLKLLHFDDGVNVSLGLPIIRTSVDHGTAYDLAGTGKANPASMIAAVKMAARMAGGE from the coding sequence ATGACCCCGAGGATCGCGGTGACCCTAGGAGACCCGGCCGGGGTGGGGCCGGAGATCGTGGCCCGCCTGTGCCACGATATATCCATCCGGGAGCAGGCCGAGTTGGTGGTGGTGGGCCAGGAGGAACTGCTGGCCGCCGGAGCCCGCGCCTGCGGCCTGTCCCTGCCCGTGGTGGAGATCGTGGAGACCGGCGAGCCCGTGGAGATAACCCCGGGCCAACCCAGCGCGGCCAGCGGCCGTTTGGCCGGGGCATTCGTGGAACGGGCCCTGGAACTGGTGCAGAGCGGCCAGGCCGACGCCATGGCCACCGCGCCCATCAGCAAGGAGGCGCTCCAGGCGGCGGGCTACCCGGACACCGGGCACACCACCCTCCTGGCCCGCAAGACGGGCACCGAGCGCCCGGTGATGATGCTGGCCGGAGACAAGCTCAAGGTGGTGCTGGTCACCATCCACAAGGCCTTGCGCGAGGTGCCGGGCCTCATCACCCGCAAGGCCATCCTGCACACCGCTCTGATCACCGACCAAGCCTTCCGCGAGCAGCTGGGGGTGCCCCTGCCCCGTTTGGCGGTGTGCGGCCTGAACCCCCACGCCGGGGAGGGCGGCATCTTCGGGGACGAGGAAAAGGCCATCATCGGCCCGGCGGTGGAGGAGCTCAAGGCGGCGGGGGTGGACGCCGTTGGCCCCCTGCCCCCGGACACCGTGTTCTGGCGGGCGGCCCAGGGCGAGTTCGACGTGGTGGTGTGCATGTATCACGACCAGGGGCTCATCCCGCTCAAGCTGTTGCACTTTGACGACGGGGTGAACGTGAGCCTAGGCCTGCCCATCATCCGCACCAGCGTGGACCACGGCACGGCCTACGACCTGGCCGGCACCGGCAAGGCCAACCCGGCCTCCATGATCGCGGCGGTGAAGATGGCCGCCCGGATGGCGGGGGGTGAGTAA
- the uvrA gene encoding excinuclease ABC subunit UvrA, translating into MLKNITVRGARQHNLKNIDVTIPRDKLVVITGLSGSGKSTLAFDTIYAEGQRRYVESLSAYARQFLERMDKPDVESIEGLSPAIAIEQKTTSKNPRSTVATVTEIYDYLRLLYARAGTPHCPSCGRVIRSRSPQEIVDQLTGLGDKVRLTLLAPVITQRKGEHKAVFARLMKDGFVRARVDGELVELAEAPELEKNKKHNIEVVIDRVVIKEGVSRRLTDSVELALRMGEGVLIAWVHGADGEPDREELFSERLACDQCGISLPELQPQVFSFNSPQGACPTCDGLGTKIFFDPELVVPNPALSLREGALAPWADSDSVYRFQTLDALAKHLGFDLYTPWQDLPEQVQQALLYGTEDEVSFYLERGERRHFFKRPWEGMVNTLERRYHETDSARIRDDLGRYMNAQPCPDCGGSRLRNTSLAVTIGGMNIFDFTRLSVAAALKFVKGLELGSREAIIAEKVLQEIQQRLGFMADVGLDYLTLERTSATLSGGEGQRIRLATQIGSALVGVLYVLDEPSIGLHQRDNRRLLNTLKRMRDLGNTVLVVEHDEDTIRAADTVIDMGPGAGRHGGEVVFSGTPKAMLKSRKSLTGQYLSGKKFIPLPDKRRSNGRGAIELIGCAEHNLKEIDVKIPVGLFTCVTGVSGSGKSSLVIDTLYRALAQRLYRSKERAGSHKDIKGLDKLDKVIDIDQSPIGRTPRSNPATYTGVFTPIRELFAQTAESRARGYQPGRFSFNVRGGRCPACEGDGIIKIEMHFLPDVYVTCEVCHGARYNRDTLEITYKGATIADVLNMTCNQALEFFANVPAIRAKLQTLVDVGLGYIRLGQSATTLSGGEAQRVKLSRELGKRATGRTLYILDEPTTGLHFEDIKKLLGVLERLVEMGNTVVVIEHNLEVIKTADHIIDLGPEGGDKGGTVVAQGTPEEVAKVAKSFTGKYLKKVLAGRKA; encoded by the coding sequence ATGCTTAAGAACATCACCGTCCGGGGCGCCCGGCAGCACAACCTGAAGAACATCGATGTGACCATCCCGCGCGACAAGCTGGTGGTCATCACCGGCCTGTCCGGCTCGGGCAAGTCCACCCTGGCCTTTGACACCATCTACGCCGAGGGCCAGCGCCGCTACGTGGAGTCGCTGAGCGCCTATGCCCGCCAGTTTTTGGAGCGCATGGACAAGCCGGACGTGGAGTCCATCGAGGGCCTGAGCCCGGCCATCGCCATCGAGCAGAAGACCACCTCCAAGAACCCCCGCTCCACCGTGGCCACGGTCACCGAGATCTACGACTATTTGCGCCTCTTGTACGCCCGCGCGGGCACGCCCCACTGCCCCTCCTGCGGCCGGGTGATCCGCTCGCGCTCACCCCAGGAGATCGTGGACCAGCTTACCGGCCTGGGCGACAAGGTCCGCCTTACCCTGCTGGCCCCGGTGATCACCCAGCGCAAGGGCGAGCACAAGGCAGTGTTCGCGCGGCTGATGAAAGACGGCTTCGTGCGGGCGCGGGTGGACGGCGAGCTGGTCGAGCTGGCCGAGGCCCCGGAGCTGGAGAAAAACAAGAAGCACAACATCGAGGTGGTCATCGACCGGGTGGTGATCAAGGAGGGCGTCAGCCGCCGCCTCACCGACAGTGTGGAGCTGGCGCTCCGCATGGGCGAAGGGGTGCTCATCGCCTGGGTGCACGGCGCGGACGGCGAGCCGGACCGCGAGGAGCTGTTCTCCGAGCGCCTGGCTTGCGACCAGTGCGGCATCTCCCTGCCCGAGCTCCAGCCGCAGGTGTTCTCCTTCAACTCGCCCCAGGGCGCCTGCCCCACCTGCGACGGCCTGGGCACCAAGATCTTCTTCGACCCCGAGCTGGTGGTGCCCAACCCGGCGCTCAGCCTGCGCGAAGGAGCCCTGGCTCCCTGGGCGGACAGCGACAGCGTGTACCGCTTCCAGACCCTGGACGCCCTGGCCAAGCATCTGGGCTTCGACCTCTACACCCCGTGGCAAGACCTGCCCGAACAGGTGCAGCAGGCACTCCTCTACGGCACCGAGGACGAGGTCTCTTTCTATCTGGAGCGCGGCGAGCGGCGGCACTTCTTCAAGCGCCCCTGGGAGGGCATGGTCAATACCCTGGAGCGGCGCTACCACGAGACCGACTCCGCCCGCATACGCGACGACCTGGGCCGCTACATGAACGCCCAGCCCTGCCCGGACTGCGGCGGCTCCCGCCTGCGCAACACCTCCCTGGCCGTGACCATCGGGGGCATGAACATCTTCGACTTCACCCGCCTGTCGGTGGCCGCGGCGCTGAAGTTCGTTAAGGGCCTGGAGCTGGGCTCGCGCGAGGCGATCATCGCCGAGAAAGTCTTGCAGGAGATCCAGCAGCGCCTGGGCTTCATGGCCGACGTGGGCCTGGACTACCTTACTTTGGAGCGCACCAGCGCCACCCTGAGCGGCGGCGAGGGCCAGCGCATCCGCCTGGCCACCCAGATCGGCTCGGCCCTGGTGGGGGTGCTCTACGTCTTGGACGAGCCCTCCATCGGCCTGCACCAGCGGGACAACCGGCGGCTGTTGAACACCCTCAAGCGCATGCGCGACCTGGGCAACACCGTATTGGTGGTGGAGCACGACGAGGACACCATCCGCGCGGCGGACACGGTTATCGACATGGGCCCCGGCGCGGGCCGCCATGGCGGGGAGGTGGTGTTCTCCGGCACGCCCAAGGCCATGCTCAAGAGCCGCAAATCCCTCACCGGCCAGTACCTGAGCGGCAAGAAGTTCATCCCCCTGCCGGACAAGCGCCGCAGCAACGGCCGGGGGGCCATCGAGCTGATCGGCTGCGCCGAGCACAACCTCAAGGAAATCGACGTCAAGATTCCGGTGGGTCTGTTCACCTGCGTCACCGGGGTCTCGGGCTCGGGCAAGTCCTCGCTGGTCATCGACACGCTCTACCGCGCCCTGGCCCAGCGGCTCTACCGCTCCAAGGAGCGGGCGGGCAGCCACAAGGACATCAAGGGCCTGGACAAGCTGGACAAGGTCATCGACATCGACCAGAGCCCCATCGGCCGCACCCCGCGCTCCAACCCGGCCACCTACACCGGGGTCTTCACCCCCATCCGCGAGCTTTTCGCCCAGACCGCCGAGAGCCGCGCCCGGGGCTATCAGCCGGGGCGCTTCTCCTTCAACGTGCGCGGCGGCCGCTGCCCGGCCTGCGAGGGCGACGGCATCATCAAGATCGAGATGCACTTTTTGCCCGACGTGTACGTGACCTGCGAGGTGTGCCACGGCGCGCGCTACAACCGCGACACCCTGGAGATCACCTACAAGGGCGCCACCATCGCCGACGTCTTGAACATGACCTGCAACCAGGCCCTGGAGTTCTTCGCCAACGTGCCGGCCATTAGAGCCAAGCTCCAGACCCTGGTGGACGTGGGCCTGGGCTACATCCGCCTGGGCCAGAGCGCCACCACCCTGAGCGGCGGCGAGGCCCAGCGGGTGAAGCTCAGCCGCGAGCTGGGCAAGCGGGCCACGGGCCGGACGCTCTACATCCTGGACGAGCCCACCACGGGCCTGCACTTCGAGGACATCAAGAAGCTCCTTGGCGTGTTGGAGCGGCTGGTGGAGATGGGCAACACCGTGGTGGTCATCGAGCACAACCTTGAGGTGATCAAAACCGCGGACCACATCATCGACCTGGGCCCCGAGGGCGGCGACAAGGGCGGCACCGTGGTGGCCCAGGGTACGCCGGAGGAGGTGGCCAAGGTCGCCAAGAGCTTCACCGGCAAGTACCTCAAAAAGGTGCTGGCCGGGCGCAAAGCTTGA
- a CDS encoding glycosyltransferase family 2 protein — MLDYSVFIPVYNEEAILEGNTRRLVDYLRGLGHPFELIIGSNGSDDNTVAIGEALAGELPELVFFHLSAKGPGFAFAQAIRLFKGRALITMDMDLAVDLEFMPQALELLAENQVVVGSKRQGRQERSLTRILGSGLFISAARVLLDLPFQDYSLGAKGFARPVLERFAGAVDGHTSYITNLMFCARRAGLPMVELAVSCSDNRASRFNLGHEAAYRLAWALRLFWRGRILGRYP; from the coding sequence ATGCTCGACTACAGCGTCTTCATACCGGTCTACAACGAAGAGGCCATCCTGGAAGGCAACACCCGCCGCCTGGTGGATTACCTTCGCGGGCTGGGCCACCCCTTCGAGCTGATCATCGGCTCCAACGGCAGCGACGACAACACCGTGGCCATCGGCGAGGCCCTGGCCGGGGAGCTGCCCGAACTGGTGTTCTTCCACCTTTCCGCCAAAGGCCCGGGCTTCGCCTTTGCCCAGGCCATCCGGCTCTTCAAGGGCCGGGCCCTGATCACCATGGACATGGATTTGGCCGTGGACCTGGAATTCATGCCCCAGGCCCTGGAGCTTTTGGCCGAGAATCAGGTGGTGGTGGGCTCCAAGCGCCAGGGCCGCCAAGAGCGCAGCCTGACCCGCATCCTGGGCAGCGGCCTGTTCATCAGCGCGGCGCGGGTGCTTCTGGACCTTCCCTTTCAGGACTACTCCCTGGGGGCCAAGGGCTTCGCCCGGCCGGTATTGGAGCGCTTCGCCGGGGCGGTGGACGGCCACACCTCCTATATCACCAACCTCATGTTCTGCGCCCGGCGGGCCGGGCTGCCCATGGTGGAGCTGGCCGTGAGCTGCTCGGACAACCGGGCCAGCCGCTTCAACCTGGGCCACGAGGCGGCCTATCGCCTGGCCTGGGCCCTGCGTCTCTTCTGGCGCGGCCGCATCCTGGGCCGCTACCCCTAG
- a CDS encoding DUF116 domain-containing protein, whose protein sequence is MDLNSHWPWLAVGLPLAVLVLALSPLIMGRLLAPRFTLALFRRFGWALAGLLGRLRPELDLRLMVRAGNRYFQKKFATTPFARRALFLPFCLRPLDCPAGVDPELGLLCAGGCPECELGRVRAEALELGYAAVYVVPSSRIMRGKGLLPSDQFIKKKIKDNGFGAALGVTCPWHLRNRLLARYTLKNGQTTSLGESGGTMNSALRGVLMDRQNCRCGVVNWATVRRSLRLTHG, encoded by the coding sequence ATGGACCTAAATTCCCACTGGCCGTGGCTTGCCGTGGGCCTGCCCCTGGCCGTATTGGTGCTGGCCCTGTCGCCGCTGATCATGGGCCGCCTCCTGGCTCCCCGCTTCACCTTGGCCCTGTTCCGCCGCTTCGGCTGGGCCCTGGCCGGGCTCCTGGGCCGCTTGCGCCCGGAGCTGGACCTGCGCCTCATGGTGCGGGCGGGCAACCGCTACTTCCAAAAGAAATTCGCCACCACCCCCTTTGCCCGGCGGGCCCTGTTTTTGCCCTTCTGCCTCAGGCCCCTGGACTGCCCCGCCGGGGTGGACCCGGAGCTGGGCCTGCTCTGCGCGGGCGGCTGCCCGGAGTGCGAGCTGGGCCGGGTGCGGGCCGAGGCCCTGGAGTTGGGCTACGCCGCGGTCTACGTGGTGCCCTCCTCGCGCATCATGCGTGGGAAAGGCCTTCTGCCCTCGGACCAGTTCATCAAGAAGAAAATAAAAGATAACGGCTTCGGCGCGGCCCTGGGGGTCACCTGCCCCTGGCATTTGCGCAACCGCCTCCTGGCCCGCTACACCCTGAAAAACGGCCAGACCACCTCCCTGGGCGAGAGCGGCGGCACCATGAACTCGGCCTTGCGCGGGGTGCTCATGGACCGCCAAAACTGCCGCTGCGGCGTGGTCAACTGGGCCACGGTGCGCCGCTCCCTGCGCCTCACCCACGGCTAA
- a CDS encoding HEAT repeat domain-containing protein, with the protein MRTRSIKIMALTALMGLCLAAAPAMAAQDVPQYLQNKVNKTLAQAGQQPLAAVNGETLVALLDSPDAKVRYVAVYTLGDIRETKAVQPLVAMLTSPDPNLRRMSAHALGKIGSPAASTALAYVINTIDEQSLIRHEAGKALSRIPGGKATRLLMAAHCTDCPLVHRTVQVALAGRCVK; encoded by the coding sequence ATGAGAACCAGAAGCATAAAGATAATGGCCCTGACAGCGCTGATGGGCCTGTGCCTGGCCGCCGCTCCGGCGATGGCCGCCCAAGACGTTCCCCAGTACCTCCAGAACAAGGTCAACAAGACTTTGGCCCAGGCCGGTCAGCAGCCCTTGGCCGCGGTGAACGGCGAGACCCTGGTGGCCCTGCTGGACAGCCCGGACGCCAAGGTGCGTTACGTGGCCGTGTACACCCTGGGCGACATCCGCGAGACCAAGGCGGTGCAGCCCCTGGTGGCCATGCTCACCAGCCCGGACCCCAACCTGCGGCGCATGAGCGCCCACGCCCTGGGCAAGATCGGTAGCCCCGCGGCCTCCACGGCCCTGGCCTACGTGATCAACACCATTGACGAGCAGAGCCTGATCCGCCACGAGGCCGGCAAGGCCCTGTCCCGCATCCCCGGCGGCAAGGCCACCCGGCTGCTGATGGCCGCCCACTGCACCGACTGCCCCCTGGTGCACCGCACCGTGCAGGTCGCGCTGGCCGGCCGTTGCGTCAAGTAA
- a CDS encoding glycosyltransferase family 39 protein — translation MSLRLPYPRPGLSGASPRAALEAGIAAGALLGLKSQLYFLSVDGWSWAVTRLLAGLLAGGLAGGLIAWAWGLVAGPREERPALGMHRAAWALLGLCPFLWLNWEALAAWPLLWLLPLLLLGLMLAPAMAVWATGWALAALVPSVMLFWDSLGTGSPAWLLVTAALGVLYFLALGRRLCLEPEDERPAPPWVGLALAGILVLGLGLRLAGLDHAWPFYVAHVDAPKQLSLLPAFLRGELVPPIQYPLSHVYLYAALQSLIKWLSGPGQGLQQWALGQQGWLAYVLVARGLQAVLGAVVPLMAFLAARRLWGVGAGLIAGFLLAVDPLHITYSRQLMSDVPQTLWVWIAFFFAARILTGGRWWDYLFAGLFAGAAVAAKIYGGYVILVVLVAWALARPWPGLAPLVVLAASMIAGCLLFSPLFWLEPARWWHDLWLVVSKAAPRKYLTSSTLGLWYALKALIRRMDMVWVALAGAGFIFLGIRLGIRHRRGDLLALLGALISLAIVGVRLSYLREWDLVNLTPFLSLGIAALLAAILEWLKRPLWRRTAVVLVAIFLAAQGVGALGDAWLARLPDTGQMARRWVAHVLAPGQLMAGQYPVSKGRWLTPDIYLRSHKWDLRKELAQGALERSSDLGLLVVERFWWDNLLPQRGLRPLQRFASRNYYWENPDIGIYLPAVPDYASRILLPHVRATLPGPAYLYTPWSLSRPRDLLIGDRFPDSLGYRESQWFITDKPLNGLTFAALGRGRARLFSAPEIGTPLDLAWDRAQSGRIHPARRLIPANPRTYGVEAKPHREGAFLWVGLYPRPEGALPVLLRAGDWAGMARVAENLDAQAPPEARLMAAAALLESGQREAAGKALAELAKKHPAFLGAYKTLATAPEQAAFDLALANLTTASPPLLYWERLAWPYEARGWPEPEIVSDDKGMRLTLPQPFLPGRVRLHVELAAPLAAAGRLKVTASGWDHRAALASEELAAGARRVELSLELKQGPLNLTLELAAPGGEIKRLMIEPDLRAEFAWRWQVLSTRLSALAAWPAP, via the coding sequence ATGAGCCTTCGTCTGCCATACCCGCGCCCGGGCCTTTCCGGGGCGTCTCCCCGGGCGGCCCTGGAGGCGGGCATCGCCGCCGGGGCCCTCCTGGGCCTCAAGAGCCAGCTATACTTCCTTTCGGTCGACGGCTGGTCCTGGGCCGTTACCCGCCTGCTGGCCGGGCTTTTGGCCGGGGGCCTGGCCGGGGGTCTCATCGCCTGGGCCTGGGGCCTGGTGGCCGGGCCCCGCGAGGAGCGCCCCGCCCTGGGCATGCACCGGGCCGCCTGGGCCTTGTTGGGCCTTTGCCCCTTCCTGTGGCTGAACTGGGAGGCGCTGGCCGCCTGGCCTTTGCTCTGGCTGCTGCCCCTGCTGCTCTTGGGGCTCATGCTGGCCCCGGCCATGGCGGTGTGGGCCACGGGCTGGGCCCTGGCCGCCCTGGTTCCCTCGGTGATGCTCTTCTGGGACTCCCTGGGCACCGGCTCGCCGGCCTGGCTGCTGGTCACCGCCGCCCTGGGGGTGCTCTACTTCCTGGCCCTGGGCCGCCGCCTGTGCCTGGAGCCCGAGGACGAACGCCCGGCCCCGCCCTGGGTGGGCCTGGCCCTGGCGGGCATCCTGGTCCTGGGCCTGGGCCTGCGCCTTGCCGGGCTGGACCATGCCTGGCCCTTTTACGTGGCCCACGTGGACGCGCCCAAGCAGCTCAGCCTGCTGCCCGCTTTCCTGCGCGGCGAGCTGGTGCCGCCCATCCAATATCCCCTGTCCCATGTCTATCTTTATGCCGCCCTGCAAAGCCTGATCAAATGGCTGAGCGGGCCGGGACAGGGCTTGCAGCAGTGGGCCCTGGGCCAGCAGGGCTGGCTGGCCTATGTCTTGGTGGCGCGGGGGCTCCAGGCCGTGTTGGGCGCAGTGGTGCCCCTGATGGCCTTCCTGGCCGCGCGGCGGCTCTGGGGGGTGGGCGCGGGGCTTATCGCCGGGTTCCTCCTGGCGGTGGACCCGCTGCATATCACCTATTCCCGGCAGCTTATGAGCGACGTGCCCCAGACGCTGTGGGTCTGGATCGCCTTTTTCTTCGCCGCGCGCATCCTCACCGGGGGCCGCTGGTGGGACTACCTCTTTGCCGGGCTCTTCGCCGGGGCGGCGGTGGCGGCCAAGATTTACGGCGGCTACGTCATCCTGGTGGTGCTGGTGGCCTGGGCCCTGGCCCGCCCCTGGCCCGGCCTGGCCCCGCTGGTGGTGCTCGCGGCCTCCATGATCGCGGGATGTTTGCTCTTTTCGCCCCTGTTCTGGCTGGAGCCCGCCCGTTGGTGGCATGACCTCTGGCTGGTGGTGTCCAAGGCCGCCCCACGCAAGTACCTGACCTCATCCACCCTGGGCCTGTGGTACGCGCTCAAGGCCCTGATCCGCCGCATGGATATGGTGTGGGTGGCCCTGGCCGGGGCGGGGTTCATCTTCCTGGGCATCCGTCTGGGCATCCGCCACCGCCGGGGCGACCTCTTGGCCCTGCTGGGCGCGCTGATCTCCCTGGCCATCGTGGGGGTGCGCCTGTCCTACTTGCGCGAGTGGGACCTGGTTAACCTGACCCCCTTCCTGTCCCTGGGCATTGCCGCGCTTTTGGCGGCCATTCTGGAGTGGCTCAAGCGCCCCCTCTGGCGGCGCACCGCAGTGGTTCTGGTCGCTATTTTCCTGGCGGCGCAAGGGGTTGGGGCCCTGGGCGACGCCTGGCTGGCCCGCCTGCCCGATACCGGCCAGATGGCCCGGCGCTGGGTGGCCCACGTGTTGGCCCCGGGCCAGCTCATGGCCGGGCAATACCCGGTGAGCAAGGGCCGCTGGCTCACCCCGGACATCTATCTGCGCTCCCACAAATGGGATTTGCGCAAGGAGCTGGCCCAGGGCGCCCTGGAGCGCTCGTCCGATCTGGGCCTGTTGGTGGTGGAGCGCTTCTGGTGGGACAACCTCTTGCCCCAGCGCGGCCTGCGCCCCTTGCAGCGCTTCGCCTCGCGCAACTATTACTGGGAGAACCCGGACATCGGCATCTACCTGCCGGCGGTGCCCGACTACGCCAGCCGGATCCTGCTGCCCCACGTTCGGGCGACCCTGCCCGGTCCGGCCTATCTCTACACCCCCTGGTCGCTCTCCCGGCCCCGCGACCTGCTGATCGGCGACCGCTTCCCCGACAGCCTGGGCTACCGCGAGTCGCAGTGGTTCATCACCGATAAGCCATTGAACGGCCTTACCTTTGCCGCCCTTGGCCGGGGGAGGGCCCGTTTGTTCTCCGCCCCGGAGATCGGCACGCCCCTGGACCTGGCCTGGGACCGCGCCCAAAGCGGGCGCATCCACCCGGCCCGGCGGCTCATCCCGGCCAATCCCCGCACCTACGGGGTGGAGGCCAAGCCCCACCGCGAAGGCGCCTTCCTGTGGGTGGGGCTCTATCCCCGGCCCGAGGGGGCCCTGCCCGTGCTGCTGCGCGCGGGCGATTGGGCGGGCATGGCCCGGGTGGCCGAAAATCTGGACGCCCAGGCGCCGCCCGAGGCCCGGCTCATGGCCGCCGCCGCCCTGCTGGAGAGCGGCCAGCGCGAGGCCGCCGGCAAGGCCCTGGCCGAGCTGGCCAAGAAACATCCCGCCTTCCTGGGGGCTTACAAGACTTTGGCCACCGCGCCCGAGCAGGCGGCCTTTGACCTGGCCTTGGCCAACCTGACCACGGCCAGCCCGCCCCTGCTCTATTGGGAGCGCCTGGCCTGGCCCTACGAGGCCCGGGGATGGCCCGAGCCGGAGATAGTCAGCGACGACAAGGGGATGCGCCTCACCCTGCCCCAGCCCTTCCTGCCCGGGCGGGTGCGCCTGCATGTGGAGCTGGCCGCGCCCCTGGCCGCGGCGGGCCGCCTGAAGGTGACCGCCTCCGGCTGGGACCACCGGGCCGCGCTGGCCTCCGAGGAGCTGGCCGCGGGCGCCCGCCGGGTGGAGCTGAGCCTGGAGCTAAAGCAAGGCCCCCTGAACCTGACCCTGGAGCTGGCCGCGCCGGGCGGGGAGATCAAGCGCCTCATGATCGAGCCCGACCTCAGGGCCGAGTTCGCCTGGCGCTGGCAGGTGCTCTCCACCCGCCTGAGCGCCCTGGCCGCCTGGCCCGCCCCATGA
- a CDS encoding aminotransferase class I/II-fold pyridoxal phosphate-dependent enzyme: MKPVNHLTNQFGESVIRGMSRVCAAKGGINLAQGFPDWDTPEVVKEAAIKAIRDGYNQYAVTWGTPNLRKAIAERCAAYNGFTVDPETEITVTCGATEGMIAALKAIINPGDEIIIFEPFYENYGPDTLMSAATPRYVTLHAPDWSFDPDELAAAFNQRTKAVVMNTPNNPTGKVFSRAELETIAELCRKWDAYFINDEIYEYILYDDYEHISPAALPGMKDLAITVNSMSKTFSATGWRVGWVIAPPQVTSAVRKVHDFLTVGAAHPLQEACAAGLMLPESYYQGLRGLYTDCRERLFNALDQAGFRPNKPGGAYYIITQVGHFMERFGCVDDTEFAYKLIDITGVATVPGSSFYSDPALGREQVRFCFCKKAETLDKAAAGLMKIA; encoded by the coding sequence TTGAAACCGGTAAACCACCTCACCAACCAATTCGGCGAATCGGTCATTCGCGGCATGAGCCGCGTGTGCGCCGCCAAGGGCGGCATCAACCTGGCCCAGGGCTTCCCGGACTGGGACACCCCCGAGGTGGTCAAGGAGGCGGCAATCAAGGCGATCCGCGACGGCTACAACCAGTACGCCGTGACCTGGGGCACCCCCAACCTGCGAAAAGCCATCGCCGAGCGTTGCGCGGCCTACAACGGCTTCACGGTGGACCCGGAGACCGAGATCACCGTGACCTGCGGGGCCACCGAGGGCATGATCGCCGCGCTCAAGGCCATCATCAACCCGGGCGACGAGATCATCATCTTCGAGCCGTTCTACGAGAACTACGGGCCCGACACCCTGATGAGCGCGGCCACCCCGCGCTACGTGACCCTGCACGCCCCGGACTGGAGCTTCGACCCGGACGAGCTGGCCGCCGCGTTCAACCAGCGCACCAAGGCGGTGGTGATGAACACCCCTAACAACCCGACCGGCAAGGTCTTTTCCCGCGCCGAGCTGGAGACCATCGCCGAGCTCTGCCGCAAGTGGGACGCCTACTTCATCAACGACGAGATCTACGAGTACATCCTCTACGACGATTACGAGCACATCTCGCCGGCCGCCCTGCCGGGCATGAAGGACCTGGCCATCACCGTCAACTCCATGTCCAAGACCTTCTCGGCCACCGGCTGGCGGGTGGGCTGGGTCATCGCCCCGCCGCAGGTGACCAGTGCGGTGCGCAAGGTGCACGACTTCCTCACCGTGGGCGCGGCCCATCCCCTGCAAGAGGCCTGCGCCGCAGGCCTCATGCTGCCCGAGTCGTATTATCAAGGACTTAGGGGCCTATACACCGACTGCCGCGAGCGGCTGTTCAACGCGCTGGACCAGGCGGGTTTCCGGCCCAACAAGCCCGGCGGGGCCTATTACATCATTACCCAGGTGGGCCACTTCATGGAGCGCTTCGGGTGCGTGGACGACACCGAGTTCGCCTACAAGCTCATCGATATCACCGGCGTGGCCACGGTGCCGGGATCGAGCTTCTACTCCGACCCCGCCCTGGGCCGCGAGCAGGTGCGCTTCTGTTTCTGCAAGAAAGCCGAGACCTTGGACAAGGCGGCGGCGGGGTTGATGAAGATAGCCTAG
- a CDS encoding PEP-CTERM sorting domain-containing protein, translating into MAISFAALPAWGGNIDLLDSVWSPATGLSSYTVYNVLPGLDVTLTASGGAGTLWWDSNSGFGVKGATNDQIDKNESILVSFSQPVTLNSFELYNLYNRGGYYGYDPEKGKANLSPGPTIDFQADWSQVYGTPGYKLVSVGLGGVNEVLFYPDSSSYSSYGGHHGGHHGSKPNFSLGGLDVNYGGGGGAVPEPGTLLLVGSALLGGVGVLRRRRGVHSHREA; encoded by the coding sequence GTGGCCATCAGCTTCGCGGCCCTTCCTGCCTGGGGCGGAAACATCGACCTGCTCGACAGCGTGTGGTCCCCGGCCACCGGCCTGAGCAGCTACACGGTCTATAACGTCTTGCCCGGCTTGGACGTGACGCTCACCGCCAGCGGCGGCGCGGGCACCCTGTGGTGGGACTCCAACAGCGGCTTCGGGGTCAAGGGCGCCACCAACGACCAGATCGACAAGAACGAATCCATCCTGGTTAGCTTCAGCCAGCCGGTGACCCTGAACAGCTTCGAGCTCTACAACCTGTACAACCGGGGGGGCTACTACGGCTACGACCCCGAGAAGGGCAAGGCCAATCTGAGCCCCGGACCCACCATCGACTTCCAGGCGGATTGGTCTCAGGTGTACGGCACGCCGGGGTACAAGCTGGTCAGCGTGGGCCTGGGCGGGGTGAACGAGGTCCTGTTCTACCCCGACAGCAGCAGCTATAGCAGCTACGGCGGCCACCACGGCGGGCATCACGGCAGCAAGCCCAACTTCTCCCTGGGCGGGCTGGACGTGAACTACGGCGGCGGTGGCGGCGCGGTGCCCGAGCCCGGCACCCTGCTGCTGGTGGGCTCGGCTCTGCTGGGCGGCGTGGGGGTGCTGCGCCGCCGGCGCGGCGTCCACTCCCACCGTGAGGCGTGA